The Deltaproteobacteria bacterium genome window below encodes:
- a CDS encoding segregation/condensation protein A produces the protein MESTPDSEGPEARASDAPPERASTLRDGERDDGRCAVELPQFEGPLDLLLHLVRRHELDILDIPISFVCEKYLEYLDVMQALDLETAGEYLVMAATLAYLKSRELVPSDPEPLEEGGVRGDAGSDPRAELIARLLEYQRYRAAAAELDQMPISGRDVFDRGGTVDIPPMDQGLAPITLYRLAEAYQRVLERARVMRSHEVVLERVSVATRMRQLTQLLLDGTRFEFEQIFLDRTWESEHELRAMLIVTLMSVLELVRLGIARVHQPEGSDTLVVERASTGEEAERALAGYDEHASFGAPAPSATAGDDDDDDDEPPPERFDDPDTVTDDASRDDVAARDPSAAGAFAQAITDAGDVPAAVADDPAGIEDQHPAAPSPSDPLAHDAAESENPAAGARPRAANEPTAANEPTAANEPTAANEPTAANEPAAPETRPDDDDDGG, from the coding sequence GTGGAATCGACGCCGGACAGCGAGGGCCCCGAGGCCCGCGCGAGCGATGCTCCGCCCGAGCGCGCGTCGACCCTGCGCGACGGTGAGCGCGACGATGGTCGCTGTGCCGTCGAGCTGCCGCAGTTCGAGGGCCCGCTCGATCTCCTGCTGCACTTGGTTCGGCGGCACGAGCTCGACATTCTCGACATCCCGATCTCGTTCGTCTGCGAGAAGTACCTCGAGTACCTCGACGTGATGCAGGCGCTCGATCTCGAGACCGCCGGCGAGTACCTCGTGATGGCCGCCACGCTGGCGTACCTGAAGAGCCGCGAGCTGGTGCCGAGCGACCCCGAGCCGCTCGAGGAGGGCGGGGTGCGTGGGGACGCGGGCAGCGATCCGCGGGCCGAGCTCATCGCGCGCCTGCTCGAGTACCAGCGGTATCGAGCGGCGGCGGCCGAGCTCGATCAGATGCCGATCTCGGGCCGCGACGTGTTCGACCGCGGCGGCACCGTCGACATCCCGCCGATGGATCAGGGGTTGGCGCCGATCACCCTGTATCGCCTCGCGGAGGCCTACCAGCGGGTGCTCGAGCGGGCCCGGGTCATGCGCAGCCACGAGGTCGTGCTCGAGCGCGTCTCGGTCGCCACGCGCATGCGCCAGCTGACCCAGCTACTGCTCGACGGCACCCGCTTCGAGTTCGAGCAGATCTTCCTCGACCGCACCTGGGAGAGCGAGCACGAGCTGCGGGCCATGCTCATCGTCACGCTCATGAGCGTGCTGGAGCTCGTGCGCCTCGGCATCGCGCGGGTGCACCAACCCGAGGGGAGCGACACGCTGGTGGTCGAGCGCGCCTCGACCGGCGAGGAGGCCGAGCGCGCGCTCGCGGGCTACGACGAGCACGCCAGCTTCGGCGCGCCGGCCCCGTCGGCGACGGCCGGGGACGACGACGACGACGACGACGAGCCACCGCCCGAGCGCTTCGACGATCCGGACACGGTCACCGACGACGCATCGCGGGACGACGTCGCCGCGCGCGACCCCTCCGCGGCAGGCGCGTTCGCGCAGGCCATCACCGATGCGGGCGACGTGCCCGCGGCGGTCGCCGACGATCCCGCGGGCATCGAGGACCAGCACCCCGCTGCTCCGAGCCCCAGCGATCCGCTTGCACATGACGCCGCGGAATCGGAGAACCCCGCAGCCGGCGCTCGCCCGCGGGCGGCGAACGAGCCCACCGCGGCGAACGAGCCCACCGCGGCGAACGAGCCCACCGCGGCGAACGAGCCCACCGCGGCGAACGAGCCGGCAGCGCCCGAGACCCGACCGGACGACGACGACGATGGAGGATAG
- a CDS encoding site-2 protease family protein has product MLRNANALVASHVLLAVGAGDLRRTMLYVVCLILAITVHEFSHALAAHKLGDPTPEGQGRLTLNPVAHADPIGTLVLPVTLGLFSPGMLFGWGRPVMTQPRLFTRKVTMRGGMALVAFAGPLSNLLMAAAVLVVVWVAGLAGGGPAWMYDPEQPLWLFFQLNLVLFAFNLLPIHPLDGGKVLGWLLGARYQHVDDFLTRYGGFILLALVLGAPRVLSYVLGPIVQLGAWAWVHAAGAGL; this is encoded by the coding sequence ATGCTGCGCAACGCCAACGCCCTGGTCGCCTCCCACGTCCTGCTTGCCGTCGGAGCCGGTGACCTGCGGCGGACGATGCTCTACGTGGTGTGCCTGATCCTCGCGATCACGGTGCACGAGTTCTCCCACGCGCTCGCGGCCCACAAGCTCGGCGACCCCACGCCCGAGGGCCAGGGCCGGCTCACACTCAACCCCGTGGCGCACGCCGATCCGATCGGCACGCTGGTGCTGCCGGTGACCCTGGGGTTGTTCAGCCCGGGCATGCTGTTCGGCTGGGGCCGTCCGGTGATGACGCAGCCGCGACTGTTCACGCGCAAGGTCACCATGCGCGGCGGCATGGCCCTGGTGGCGTTCGCGGGGCCGCTGTCGAACCTCTTGATGGCCGCGGCGGTGCTGGTGGTCGTGTGGGTGGCGGGCCTGGCGGGTGGCGGACCAGCATGGATGTACGATCCCGAGCAGCCGCTGTGGTTGTTCTTCCAGCTCAACTTGGTGCTGTTCGCGTTCAACCTGCTGCCGATCCACCCGCTCGATGGCGGCAAGGTGTTGGGCTGGCTGCTCGGTGCGCGCTACCAGCACGTCGATGACTTCCTCACGCGGTACGGCGGGTTCATCCTGCTGGCGCTCGTGCTGGGCGCGCCACGGGTGCTCTCGTACGTCCTCGGCCCGATCGTGCAGCTCGGCGCGTGGGCGTGGGTTCACGCAGCGGGCGCGGGTCTCTAA
- a CDS encoding tyrosine recombinase: MTDEGAEVEYLRHLEVERGLSRHSIAAYGRDLATLTAYLTAHGSTVQDADAGLLIAYLGELGGSGLSARSQARRFVAVRGLYKWLRAQGLLARDPTHGIPLPRFAKRLPGLLGHDEIAALLAAPRQGVVALRGRDDRRGRVERALGLRDVALLEFMYGSGCRVSETLALGLDRPHLDQGHAVVLGKGDKHRLVPISRWASIALQEYIASGRPELLPARASAATRQAVFLNARGGRLSRQGWFQRLREHALAAGITRPISPHKLRHSFATHLLEGGADLRVVQALLGHADISTTQIYTHVGDAHVRAAYDRHHPRA, from the coding sequence GTGACCGACGAGGGCGCCGAGGTCGAGTACCTCCGGCACCTCGAGGTCGAGCGCGGGCTCTCGCGCCACAGCATCGCGGCCTATGGCCGCGACCTCGCGACCCTCACCGCGTATCTCACGGCCCACGGCAGCACCGTGCAGGACGCCGACGCCGGGCTGCTCATCGCCTACCTCGGCGAGCTCGGCGGCTCGGGGTTGTCGGCGCGGTCGCAGGCGCGGCGCTTCGTCGCCGTGCGGGGGCTCTACAAGTGGTTGCGGGCGCAGGGGCTGCTCGCGCGCGACCCCACCCACGGCATCCCGCTGCCGCGCTTCGCCAAGCGCTTGCCGGGTCTGCTCGGACACGACGAGATCGCGGCGCTGCTGGCCGCGCCGCGCCAGGGCGTGGTGGCGCTGCGCGGCCGCGACGATCGCCGCGGTCGCGTCGAGCGGGCGCTGGGCCTGCGCGACGTCGCGTTGCTCGAGTTCATGTACGGCAGCGGCTGCCGCGTGAGCGAGACGCTGGCACTCGGGCTCGATCGGCCGCACCTCGATCAGGGCCATGCGGTCGTGCTCGGCAAGGGTGACAAGCACCGCCTGGTGCCGATCTCGCGGTGGGCCTCGATCGCGCTGCAGGAGTACATCGCCAGCGGTCGTCCGGAGCTGCTGCCGGCACGCGCCTCGGCGGCCACGCGGCAGGCCGTGTTCCTCAATGCCCGCGGCGGTCGCCTGAGCCGCCAGGGTTGGTTCCAGCGCCTGCGCGAGCACGCGCTGGCCGCCGGCATCACGCGTCCGATCTCGCCGCACAAGCTCCGGCACAGCTTCGCGACGCACCTGCTCGAGGGGGGCGCCGATCTGCGGGTGGTGCAGGCGCTGCTCGGGCACGCCGACATCTCGACGACGCAGATCTACACCCACGTCGGCGACGCCCACGTGCGCGCGGCCTACGACCGCCATCACCCACGCGCTTGA
- a CDS encoding response regulator — MTQGSDGGAKLSALVVEDSPPMRKMIVFALSRVRGLEVVEADDGVDALRRIASTKFDIIITDINMPILDGLKLVKRLRADEAYRDVPIIIITTEGAEEDRQRALALGATAYITKPIQAPQVIELVREVLGLSEGRR, encoded by the coding sequence ATGACACAAGGCAGTGACGGCGGCGCCAAGCTCAGCGCGCTGGTGGTCGAGGACAGCCCGCCGATGCGGAAGATGATCGTGTTCGCGCTCTCGCGCGTGCGCGGTCTCGAGGTGGTCGAGGCCGACGACGGCGTCGACGCGCTGCGGCGCATCGCATCGACCAAGTTCGACATCATCATCACCGACATCAACATGCCCATCCTCGACGGGCTGAAGCTGGTGAAGCGGCTGCGTGCGGACGAGGCCTATCGCGACGTGCCGATCATCATCATCACGACTGAGGGCGCCGAAGAAGACCGCCAGCGGGCGCTGGCGCTGGGTGCCACCGCGTACATCACCAAGCCCATCCAGGCGCCACAGGTGATCGAGCTGGTGCGCGAGGTCCTCGGCCTGTCCGAGGGCCGCCGGTGA